A window of Phacochoerus africanus isolate WHEZ1 chromosome 11, ROS_Pafr_v1, whole genome shotgun sequence genomic DNA:
TCCCTAAATTCTTATTCTCATCAcccttttctaaaaatttttttttttattttaagggctgcacctgcgacatatggaagttcccaagctgggagttaaattagagctgcagctgctgacctataccacagctcatagcaatgctggatccttaacccactgagtgagaccagggattgaacctgcaacctcagggattctagtcaggtttgttacaactgagccacagtgggaactccctcatcaccCTTTCTTTAAAACAGTGAATACCTTCTAACATACCTTCTAACATAATGTCTCCATTTCTTCTACTGAGATATCAATCTGCTTTGTTCACTGATATGTCTGTAACCCATtcagtaaaagttttaaaattttagtaaatctACTGAATATATTTACTGAACGTTGTATGAATCTAAAATTGAACAGAGTTTCAAACTTAAGACTTGAACAAATTGAACATTTAAAGAAGTTAGGGAGGCGAAGGTTAGATTGTATTCTGGGAGGTAAGAGGAGAAAGGATTTTAAGAGGAGAGTGGtcaatttgtataaaatatactataaagtGGAGGTAACTAGAGGTAGGTAAGTGACCAGTGACCATGGGACCATCAAATGGACGTCCTTTCTGTCCCCAGTGGGAGCAGTTTCAGGGTAACTTGCAATGTCTCTATTCCAAATGAGATTTGAGGGAGGTGAGATTGAGTATAGACATATTTCTTGATATTTTGATGTGAAGAGTGGTAGAAATTTGGAGAATGACCTAAGATCATGGAGGAAAGGATTCTGTAGGTATTAATCCacgaagactttttaaaaaagcttcagAATTCTGTTAAGGGATAGTAGCATAAATGAAAAGTACGGCTCTGTAAACAGTAAAGATTTTTACCAAGATTTTATACGTAACCGCACTTGCTCTCCCTACAACTCTCAGATAAAGGTAGGGCAGTGCTCGCTCCCATTTACTGGGAAGGAACCAGGGCTCACATTGGTACAAGGCCATGCAGCCTAGAATAGCTGGTCATGATTTGAGCTAAGAATTCAGATTCTAACATTTTCCCGTACCACATGGAAATCAACTCGCCTGTTTTCGGTGTAGTATGCGGATGTATGTTGCCTCTGGGCATTCAGATTGAAACAAAAAGGTAcaatttttaggaaaatgaatTTGCAAAATGCTAAAACACAAAATGGGCTGCCTGGTACTATTAGCTATGGTTTAGAGATATTTACTTTCCAAACACTTGGTTTTCTCATATTGAAAAAGAGACTAATACATTTTTAGTACTTATTTTGTTCATGGATTTTGGACTCttaatacattatttcatttaataatcaGAAGAGCGTCATTAAGTGGTTCCTGTAAAAgtagagaagaataaaaattgGGCAACTTCAACATCTACTGATTGGACAGAAGAAAGGTGAAAAATGAGGGAGGGAAGATTAACTATTGTTAAGAATAAGAGAGCTCTGTGTGGAAGCCAGAGGTCAGACATGCTACATATGAGAGCAAATTCTGTGATGAAAATGAAGGTCTGGAAGATGGGTGGAGGTAGAGCCCCACAAATAGAGGGGTTAACATGAATTTACGTGAAAGAGAGCTGAGAGGAGGCTCCTGATTTTCTCATGAGCTGGAGGCAGGACTGCGTTTACAGGGACTCGTGGGTGCTGAGAGCACCTGGAAGATACAGGCCAGAACAGTTCTCTCCAATGCACTTTCCGCAAGGATGGAAATTTTCTAATTCTGCAAAGCACAATTTGGTCGCCACTAGTCACACAAGGTTATTGAACACTTAGAAGTGTTATGTGTGATCAGGGTAttgatttatttgatttaattttagtGAACAGAAATAGCAGCATGTGGCCAGTGGCAACCATATCTGATTGCAAAGCTTTAGAGAAAATGAACACTGTATAATTAATTGAGGCACTAGAAATTGAAGTTTATTTGATGAATATGGGCACCCTAGCCAGAGATTAagacaggatatttatttatgtgattggtgtttttttttggggggggggcaggtagtATGGTAAGAATGTATTTTCTAAAGCAATTAACTTAAACATACTTCAGTTCTTTGATCCGTGAACAATCCTGTCATCattaagaatacagaaaatattacTTTCTCTCCATTCCTTTATGAAAGCTgtttcatattcatatttaatattcTACTCAAAAAAACCAAAGTTCTTCATGGGCAGGAAGCCTGAATTATGCTTCTTCATGTCTCTGAGAAGACCTAACTCATTTTATTTAAAGACTGGGGCCATAAACAAGAATTGATACACCAAGGTGGGATGTTACAACTTGATCTTTCTGATCCCCTTCGCACTAAATACTCTCCCAAGGTGAAGGAGCctaagaaaatcaacaagaaggATTTCCAGGAGCCATGTCCATCACTAATAGCACCTCAAGCCATCCAGCAGCCTTCCTGTTGGTAGGAATTCCGGGTATGGAGCACCTGCATGTCTGGATCTCCATTCCCTTCTGCTTCGCCTATACTCTGGCCCTGCTGGGAAACTGCACCCTTCTTTTTATTATCCTGGTTAATACAGCCCTTCATGAACCCATGTACCTCTTCCTGGCCATGCTGGCAGCCATTGATCTGGTCCTGTCTTCTACAACAGTGCCCAAAATGCTGGCCATATTCTGGTTCAGGGATCGAGTGATCAACTTCTATACTTGTCTGGTCCAGATGTTCTTTCTCCACTCCTTCTCTATCATGGAGTCCGCACTGCTGCTGGCCATGGCCtttgaccgctatgtggccatctgcaggCCACTGCACTACACCACAGTCCTCACTGGGCCCCTTATCACCAAGATGGGCTTGGCCGCTGTGACACGGGCTGTGACACTGATGACCCCGCTCCCCTTTCTGCTCAGACGCTTCCACTACTGCCGAGGCCCGGTGATTGCCCACTGCTACTGTGAGCACATGGCCGTGGTCAGGCTGGCCTGTGGGGACACTCGCTTCAACAACATCTATGGCATTGCAGTGGCCATGTTTATAGTGGTGTTGGACCTGCTCTTTGTCATCCTGTCATATATCTTCATCCTTCGAGCAGTTCTGCAGCTTGCCTCTCAGGAGGCTCGCTACAAGGCCTTTGGGACATGTGTGTCCCACATAGGTGCCATTTTAGCCTTCTACACACCTGTGGTCATCTCCTCAGTCATGCACCGTGTGGCTCGCCGGGCTGCCCCTCACGTCCACATACTCTTTGCCAATTTCTATCTGCTCTTTCCACCCATGGTCAACCCCATCATCTATGGTGTCAGGACCAAGCAAATCCGTGAACGAGTCTTAGGACTATTCCTAAGAAAGGACGTGTAAATGGACAGTGAGGGGCGCAAAGGGATAGAGGGGACAGGTTGAATGCTGATCAGGGCTGGGGATCTAATAGGATGCAGAGGGCAGCCAGGTCTTGTTGTTTAGGTCCTTCctggtaaaatgaaaaaagtaaatggtATCCCAAAATGATCAAGAGTCTCCAGGGTGATTAGGACTCAAGGGTCTGAGTCTTTGGACTCAAATTGCTGAACTTGCTATCTCCTCACAGAGTCCTCACTGATATCATGGGCTTGACATTGTCTTAACCAACTCTCTTCTTGGTGACATCACCTAAAAACAAAAGTGCTTCCAAATTCATTTACTTACAAAAAGGATCAGAGTCACAGTTTCTATCCTGGGTCACTGGATATTTACTTATCTACTCAAGACCATCTGAAGTGGGAATCCTTCTTAGTCACTCTGACAGGTGGTGTCCAACCTCTGACTATGCACTTGCTATTCTGGAGAGCTGGTGGCCTTCCAGGGTGGAAGGTTCTAAGCTCTAGGGGTGCTGCTGTAATAGTTACCAGAATACAGAAGTGGACTTAGAACTGGGAAATGAGTAGAGGTTAGAAAATTTTTGAGATACATATGAGAAAACATCTGTGTTGCCTTGAAGATATTGTTGTTAGAGATAAGGCCATTAAAGGCAATTCTGGTTGcagctcagaaagaaaagaactgtatAGAAGATTTCTCTTCTTGGAGAACACATATCATCATGAACAGAACATTGGTAGAACATGCATAATTAAAGGTACTTCAGGTGCAGTCTCAGACAGAAAGGTGGATCATATTATTGGAAACTGGATGAAAGGTGATCCTTGTTATAAAGTGGCAAATAACTTGGccaaattcagttttaaaatgttgtgGAATATAGAACTTGAAAGTGATAAACTTGGATGTTTAAGCAAGGAAATTTCTAAACAAAGTCTTGAAGGCATGGCCTGGTTTCACCTTACTTCTTATAGtaaaataagagagaagagagataaatTGAAGAAAGATTTGTTAAGGTAAAAGGAACCAGAACTTGAAGTTTTGCAAAATTCTTGACCTATctatatcacacacaaaaaaaaatagaaagtgtatTGAGGAGAAAATAACAAGGGTATGTATGCCTGCGACCATTTTCTTAAAGGGGCTAGGTTTGTGACTTATTGATCCAAATGGCCGATTCAGAAGAAATCAGGAATAGAGATAGAGTTATGCAGCACAGATCTGTGGAGGGAACTCTTGTGGAGCCTAACAACACGCCACTAAAAGGCCAAcagatcaatgaagaaatcaaagaggaaatcagtaagTATATTGAcaccaatgaaaataaaaacacaactttctCATGAGATACAACAAAAGCAGTACTAAGATGGAATTCTCTAGTGATACGGGCCtgatgaagaaataagaaaattttaaacaaacagCCTAAGCTACTGTGtgacagaattagaaaaagaacaagcaaagcccaatatcagaaggaaagaaataagatcagagaggaaataagtaaaaatagacacgaaaaaatcaacagaaaatagCTATGAAACCAAGAGATAGATTcttgaaaaaataacatttataagacTTTAGCCTTGTTCGTTAAGAAAACAGAatacccaaataaacaaaataagaaattaaagataaattacaaccaatatcacagaaatacagtcataagaatactatgaacattatatccaaaaaaattggacaacttaaaagaaatggaTGCATTGCTAGACGCATACGATCTTTTAAGACTGAATCAgaaaaagtatataattttaacaAACCAATTATTAGTACTgaaattaaatcagtaatcaaaaatccccaaaaacaaaattccaggacagATGCCTTTACAGGGGAATTCTGCCAAACATGAAGAGctgttaatacctatccttctcaaactattccaaaaaactgacgAGAAGGGAATACCCCCAAATTCATTATATGAGCCAAACcacaaaaacacaccaaaaaagaaaagaaaattacagggtaatatttctgatgaatatagatgcaaatgtccttaacaaaattttagcaagccaaattcaacaataaataaaaagcatcacACACCTTATCAAGTGGAacttattccagggatgcaaaaaTGGTTCAATAGCcataaaatcaatcaatgtgatataccacattaacaaaacatataaatacattatcatctcaataggttcaggaaaagcatttaac
This region includes:
- the LOC125111922 gene encoding olfactory receptor 52K1-like, with the protein product MSITNSTSSHPAAFLLVGIPGMEHLHVWISIPFCFAYTLALLGNCTLLFIILVNTALHEPMYLFLAMLAAIDLVLSSTTVPKMLAIFWFRDRVINFYTCLVQMFFLHSFSIMESALLLAMAFDRYVAICRPLHYTTVLTGPLITKMGLAAVTRAVTLMTPLPFLLRRFHYCRGPVIAHCYCEHMAVVRLACGDTRFNNIYGIAVAMFIVVLDLLFVILSYIFILRAVLQLASQEARYKAFGTCVSHIGAILAFYTPVVISSVMHRVARRAAPHVHILFANFYLLFPPMVNPIIYGVRTKQIRERVLGLFLRKDV